The Corynebacterium suranareeae genome window below encodes:
- a CDS encoding DUF2771 domain-containing protein — MASRKTKRKNLIQILSLIIAVILVVIVSVVFQQWWNNRPEPLPQDISITASSPAGEIEVFPFSMCEPGVECEEQEVPTLEVGADEELHLVIPEAIHDHDWYLLTIYDDPAANDEFYHTSYETTEATVPGSVDPTEEGGERPRLVVVEVSAVMIGQDENGEESPYTVTWSLSTMAEADSQ, encoded by the coding sequence ATGGCAAGCCGGAAGACCAAGCGTAAAAACCTCATCCAGATTCTCAGTCTCATCATTGCGGTGATTTTGGTGGTGATTGTGTCTGTGGTGTTCCAACAATGGTGGAATAACCGTCCGGAGCCGCTTCCGCAAGATATCTCCATTACTGCTTCCTCACCAGCTGGTGAAATTGAAGTTTTCCCCTTCAGCATGTGTGAGCCTGGCGTGGAGTGTGAGGAACAAGAAGTACCAACGCTTGAGGTCGGTGCGGATGAAGAACTACACCTTGTTATTCCGGAAGCAATCCATGACCACGATTGGTACTTGCTCACCATCTACGATGATCCTGCAGCCAACGACGAATTTTATCACACCAGCTATGAAACAACAGAAGCCACCGTTCCTGGGTCGGTAGATCCAACTGAGGAAGGTGGCGAGCGCCCACGTCTTGTTGTGGTCGAGGTTTCTGCCGTGATGATCGGTCAGGATGAAAATGGTGAGGAAAGCCCTTATACGGTCACCTGGTCGCTATCTACAATGGCAGAAGCAGACAGCCAGTAA
- the rpf1 gene encoding resuscitation-promoting factor Rpf1: MGRHSAKTSSAFTKLAASTIAFGAAATIMAPTASAAPDSDWDRLAQCESGGNWAINTGNGYHGGLQFSASTWAAYGGQEFAPYAYQATREQQIAVAERTLAGQGWGAWPACSASLGLNSAPTQRNVSATTSTPESTSAPVAEYKAPADNNVAVGSTDLNTIKSTYGTVTGALAQYGITVPAEVEAYYNSFVG; encoded by the coding sequence ATGGGACGTCACTCCGCTAAGACTAGCTCTGCGTTTACCAAGCTTGCTGCATCCACCATCGCTTTCGGTGCTGCTGCAACCATCATGGCTCCAACCGCATCAGCTGCACCTGATTCCGACTGGGACCGTCTGGCGCAGTGTGAGTCCGGTGGCAACTGGGCTATCAACACCGGTAACGGCTACCACGGTGGACTGCAGTTCTCCGCTAGCACTTGGGCTGCATACGGTGGACAGGAATTCGCCCCATACGCATACCAGGCAACCCGTGAGCAGCAGATCGCTGTTGCAGAGCGCACCTTGGCTGGCCAGGGTTGGGGCGCGTGGCCTGCTTGCTCTGCATCCCTCGGTCTGAACTCAGCACCAACCCAGCGCAACGTTTCTGCCACCACCTCCACCCCAGAGTCCACATCTGCTCCTGTGGCCGAATACAAGGCTCCTGCAGATAACAACGTTGCAGTTGGCTCCACCGATCTCAACACCATCAAGTCCACCTATGGCACCGTAACCGGAGCTCTTGCTCAGTACGGCATCACTGTTCCAGCAGAAGTTGAGGCTTACTACAACTCCTTCGTTGGCTAA
- a CDS encoding pyridoxal phosphate-dependent aminotransferase, producing MSNDFVVSRLRPFGETIFATMTQRAVEAGAINLGQGFPDEDGPRRMLEIASEQIVGGNNQYSAGRGDASLRAAVARDHLERFDLEYNPDSEVLITVGATEAITATVLGLVEPGDEVIVLEPYYDAYAAAVALAGATRVAVPLQEVENSWDVDVDKLHQAVTKKTRMIIVNSPHNPTGAVFSKKALNQVAGIARAYDLLVLSDEVYEHLVFDDHKHVSVAKLPGMWDRTVTVSSAAKSFNVTGWKTGWALAPEPLLEAVLKAKQFMSYVGATPFQPAVAHAVSHEGEWVAQMRAGLETKRDILRSALDKAGLHTHESHGTYFIVADIGDRDGAEFCFELIDKVGVAAIPVQAFVDNPAEWSSKVRFAFCKKEKTLLEAAQRLEAIKTL from the coding sequence ATGAGTAATGACTTCGTCGTTTCTAGGCTTAGACCCTTTGGTGAAACGATTTTTGCAACCATGACCCAGCGAGCTGTTGAGGCGGGTGCAATCAATCTTGGTCAGGGCTTTCCTGATGAGGATGGTCCTCGTCGGATGTTAGAGATCGCGTCGGAGCAGATTGTCGGGGGAAATAATCAGTATTCGGCGGGGCGTGGGGATGCTTCGTTGAGGGCGGCTGTGGCTCGTGATCATTTGGAGAGGTTTGATCTGGAGTACAACCCTGATTCGGAGGTGTTGATCACGGTGGGGGCCACTGAGGCGATTACGGCGACTGTGTTGGGTTTGGTGGAGCCTGGGGATGAGGTGATCGTTTTGGAGCCGTATTACGATGCGTATGCGGCGGCTGTTGCGTTGGCTGGGGCGACGCGGGTGGCGGTTCCTTTGCAGGAGGTGGAGAACTCGTGGGATGTGGACGTCGACAAGCTGCATCAAGCGGTTACTAAAAAGACGAGGATGATCATTGTTAACTCGCCTCATAACCCAACAGGAGCGGTGTTTTCTAAGAAGGCGTTGAATCAGGTCGCGGGTATTGCTCGTGCATATGACTTGTTGGTGTTGTCAGATGAGGTGTATGAGCATCTTGTTTTTGATGATCACAAGCATGTGAGTGTCGCGAAGCTGCCTGGTATGTGGGATCGCACGGTGACGGTGTCGTCGGCTGCGAAGTCTTTCAATGTGACTGGTTGGAAGACGGGGTGGGCGTTGGCACCGGAGCCGTTGCTGGAGGCGGTGTTGAAGGCGAAGCAGTTTATGTCTTATGTGGGGGCGACGCCGTTTCAGCCGGCAGTCGCGCATGCCGTTTCACATGAGGGGGAGTGGGTTGCGCAGATGCGGGCTGGTTTAGAAACCAAGCGTGATATTTTGCGGTCTGCGTTGGATAAGGCGGGGCTGCATACGCATGAAAGTCATGGGACTTATTTTATTGTCGCGGATATCGGGGATCGGGATGGCGCAGAATTTTGCTTTGAGCTGATAGATAAGGTGGGGGTTGCTGCGATTCCGGTGCAAGCTTTCGTTGACAATCCTGCAGAGTGGTCTTCGAAGGTTCGGTTTGCGTTTTGTAAAAAGGAAAAGACGCTGCTCGAAGCTGCACAGCGTCTTGAAGCAATAAAGACTCTATAG
- a CDS encoding helicase-associated domain-containing protein produces the protein MKKDSPVPTLKGWLDTQSDDQLSVILRNRPDAVLPLPPNLGSLAARLQLRASAVRAVLKLNALELAVLEAAANIGGELHPVSAPEVVEYLRATLKDDAPSEAQIDAAIITLKNYALLFGDEQVMIAQETMAALPAFWRLLPEVGDRGQSEKEVRESVEKLSERHRKLLDTLAASGGFGLTRDAGPNADPTRPVPQLLAAGLLARVDEQTVRLPAMVRHIIEGREQLPAQVKEVTPSAVPGSDDAGLAAGLEVVRHMRLLIDALSLVPAPTLKSSGVGVRVVSRLKKELGFDDTELFRLVCLGTDARLLRIGVPDPLPADDNGGDYLAPTELADEWLDADLNQQLATLMTGWWEQTWAAWLVGEADEKDKPIHLLSYSNNIDGLEDTRAKIMASLTRVTPEDLHADLAFHYPLAASRMKPETITHLIEEAKWIGAYADGVTAPGRALVEGAQPEDVISAPTPVETFHVQGDFTIMVPGPLTPTMQKMMDSIATLESPGLASVYRLSEKSIRHALDVGLTTPEILEFLKDHSMTELPQSVGYLLSDIARKHGTLRGGPALCYIRSDDPALLHSAVEAGADVALRQIAPTVAIAQAPLLKVITLLRNAGFQPVAEDGEGASLNIAPSPARVPVYIPGPPVPALDEGRIAAAVKAIRRENSASKGTVSTQPTLAVLQAAVRGQKTVTLGFVDKQGVAVHRIVKPLTVNAGQVDAVDEATGAVHRFMLHRITEVIVDN, from the coding sequence ATGAAAAAAGACTCCCCCGTCCCCACCCTTAAGGGTTGGCTGGATACTCAAAGTGATGATCAGTTATCCGTAATCCTAAGAAATCGACCTGATGCTGTCCTTCCTCTTCCGCCTAATTTGGGCTCTCTGGCTGCGCGTTTGCAGTTAAGAGCGTCGGCTGTGCGTGCCGTATTGAAGCTCAATGCGCTAGAACTTGCGGTGTTGGAGGCTGCTGCGAATATCGGTGGTGAGCTCCACCCGGTTTCTGCCCCCGAAGTGGTGGAGTATTTGCGCGCGACGTTAAAAGACGATGCACCTTCAGAAGCCCAAATTGATGCAGCAATAATTACGTTGAAAAATTACGCGCTACTTTTCGGTGATGAGCAGGTGATGATTGCTCAGGAAACGATGGCTGCGTTACCTGCTTTTTGGCGTTTGCTTCCCGAGGTGGGTGATCGTGGGCAAAGTGAAAAGGAGGTGAGGGAAAGCGTCGAAAAGCTTTCTGAGAGGCACCGGAAACTTTTAGACACGCTGGCGGCGTCGGGTGGCTTCGGTCTGACGCGCGATGCGGGGCCGAATGCCGATCCGACGCGGCCGGTTCCGCAATTGCTTGCTGCTGGGTTGCTGGCCCGCGTCGATGAGCAGACGGTGCGGCTTCCTGCGATGGTGCGCCACATTATTGAGGGCCGGGAGCAGCTGCCTGCCCAGGTCAAGGAAGTCACGCCGTCTGCGGTACCGGGGTCGGATGACGCCGGCCTTGCAGCCGGGCTGGAGGTTGTGCGGCATATGAGATTGCTTATCGACGCCCTCAGCCTCGTTCCCGCCCCCACCCTGAAGTCCAGTGGCGTGGGTGTGCGCGTTGTGTCTCGGTTGAAAAAAGAACTCGGGTTTGATGACACTGAACTCTTTCGCCTCGTGTGTTTAGGCACCGATGCCAGATTGCTAAGAATAGGTGTTCCTGATCCTTTGCCTGCTGACGATAACGGCGGTGACTATTTAGCGCCCACTGAGTTGGCCGATGAGTGGTTAGACGCCGATCTTAATCAGCAGCTTGCAACGTTAATGACCGGTTGGTGGGAACAAACGTGGGCTGCGTGGCTGGTGGGTGAAGCCGATGAAAAGGATAAACCAATCCACTTGCTTAGCTATTCGAACAATATTGATGGGTTAGAAGACACGCGTGCAAAGATAATGGCCTCGCTAACCCGTGTTACTCCTGAAGATTTGCATGCAGATTTAGCGTTTCATTATCCACTCGCCGCAAGTCGGATGAAACCGGAAACAATCACGCATCTGATTGAGGAAGCCAAATGGATCGGCGCGTATGCCGATGGCGTGACTGCTCCCGGCAGGGCTTTAGTTGAGGGTGCCCAGCCCGAAGATGTGATTTCTGCTCCAACTCCAGTGGAGACTTTCCATGTGCAGGGCGATTTCACCATCATGGTTCCTGGTCCTTTAACCCCAACAATGCAAAAAATGATGGATTCTATTGCTACCTTGGAATCCCCCGGTTTGGCGTCGGTGTACCGGCTGAGTGAAAAATCCATCCGTCATGCTTTAGACGTTGGCTTAACAACACCTGAAATCCTTGAGTTCCTCAAAGATCACTCGATGACTGAGCTGCCGCAATCGGTCGGATACTTACTCAGTGATATTGCCCGCAAACATGGCACTCTCCGCGGTGGTCCTGCACTGTGTTATATCCGCAGTGACGATCCCGCGCTATTGCACTCTGCTGTGGAAGCGGGTGCTGATGTGGCCTTGCGGCAGATCGCTCCGACCGTGGCCATTGCGCAAGCACCACTTCTTAAAGTAATCACGCTGTTGCGCAATGCCGGTTTTCAGCCAGTCGCAGAAGATGGCGAAGGCGCGAGCTTAAACATCGCCCCCTCCCCTGCCCGCGTGCCGGTCTATATTCCTGGGCCACCGGTACCAGCGTTAGATGAAGGCCGCATTGCGGCGGCGGTCAAAGCTATTCGACGCGAAAACTCAGCCTCGAAAGGTACTGTCTCCACCCAGCCCACTCTTGCTGTGCTGCAAGCAGCGGTGAGGGGGCAGAAAACGGTGACGCTGGGGTTCGTCGATAAGCAAGGCGTGGCCGTGCACCGCATCGTGAAACCTTTGACCGTCAACGCCGGGCAAGTGGACGCTGTGGATGAAGCCACAGGTGCGGTGCATCGTTTCATGTTGCACAGAATCACTGAAGTAATAGTGGATAACTAG
- a CDS encoding DUF3239 domain-containing protein, with product MHNFSFDVDETYAKKNNEILRDAKRLQISALCLGLILAGGAFAVYYFSDGAIWMWMIAIVMVFLALLSFIMIPVIPRQMGNAQTLYDNYELAPAIIAEVNPRDVVLLALVNRNVNPNAKPEWALATRTIVRVGAHERRLGERIPSVAITGRRTVKDQDHWDEISPMPITWGTTDKDIIRAAEKTIPHEQWAKLEKNRNKLDEVKKTPNNLFNL from the coding sequence GTGCACAACTTCTCCTTCGACGTAGATGAAACCTACGCCAAGAAGAACAACGAAATCCTCCGCGATGCCAAGAGACTACAGATCTCCGCCCTCTGCCTAGGACTTATCCTCGCTGGCGGAGCCTTTGCCGTCTACTACTTCTCAGACGGTGCAATATGGATGTGGATGATCGCCATCGTCATGGTGTTCCTCGCACTACTTAGCTTCATCATGATCCCCGTCATCCCCCGCCAAATGGGCAACGCCCAAACGCTCTACGACAACTACGAACTAGCACCAGCCATCATCGCAGAAGTTAACCCACGCGACGTCGTCCTCCTAGCCCTCGTCAACCGAAACGTCAACCCCAACGCCAAACCAGAATGGGCACTAGCAACCCGAACGATCGTCCGAGTTGGCGCTCACGAACGACGCCTCGGCGAACGCATCCCCTCTGTAGCTATCACCGGGCGACGCACCGTCAAAGACCAAGACCACTGGGATGAAATCAGCCCCATGCCAATCACCTGGGGCACAACAGACAAAGATATCATCCGTGCCGCAGAGAAGACCATCCCCCACGAACAATGGGCCAAACTAGAAAAGAACCGAAACAAATTAGACGAGGTCAAAAAGACCCCGAATAACTTATTCAATCTATAG
- a CDS encoding DNA repair helicase XPB, whose translation MAFGDGPLIVQSDKTVLLEIDHPLAGEARIALAPFAELERAPEHIHTYRITPLALWNARAAGHDAEQVVDMLERYSRFPVPQALLIDIAETMSRYGRVRLHKHPAHGLILESSEPAILVEISRHKKIKPMLGAQVDPETIVVHPSERGRLKQELLKVGWPAEDLAGYVDGESHPIALSTDVEQWSLRDYQQMAADSFWEGGSGVVVLPCGAGKTMVGAASMARAQATTLILVTNTVAGRQWKDELLRRTTLTEEEIGEYSGERKEIRPVTIATYQVVTRRTKGEYKALELFDSRDWGLIIYDEVHLLPAPVFRMTSDLQSRRRLGLTATLVREDGREGDVFSLIGPKRYDAPWKDLESQGFIATADCVEIRSTMTDAERMVYATAEASDRYRLAASAHTKVAVVRKILEQHEGKPTLIIGAYLDQLEELGKEFNAPVIDGKTSNKKREALFDQFRAGELSVLVVSKVANFSIDLPEASVAIQVSGTFGSRQEEAQRLGRLLRPKHDGSEAHFYSVVSRDTLDTEYAAHRQRFLAEQGYAYRIMDADDLLFPLPKKEI comes from the coding sequence GTGGCTTTTGGCGATGGACCATTAATCGTCCAATCCGATAAAACAGTCCTGCTAGAAATTGATCACCCGTTGGCAGGCGAAGCACGCATAGCTCTAGCACCTTTTGCAGAGCTCGAGCGTGCACCTGAGCATATTCACACCTACCGCATCACCCCACTTGCTTTGTGGAATGCACGCGCCGCCGGACACGACGCCGAGCAAGTAGTGGACATGCTGGAACGCTATTCCCGCTTCCCCGTACCCCAAGCACTACTTATTGACATTGCAGAAACGATGTCTCGGTACGGTCGCGTGCGCCTGCACAAGCATCCCGCCCATGGGTTGATCCTAGAATCCTCTGAGCCAGCAATTTTGGTGGAAATTTCTAGGCATAAGAAAATCAAACCCATGCTGGGTGCGCAAGTTGATCCTGAAACCATCGTGGTGCACCCCTCAGAGCGTGGACGGCTGAAACAAGAACTACTTAAAGTTGGGTGGCCTGCTGAAGACCTAGCAGGCTATGTTGATGGTGAATCCCACCCCATCGCACTCTCAACTGATGTTGAGCAGTGGTCTTTGCGTGACTACCAACAAATGGCTGCTGATTCCTTCTGGGAAGGCGGATCCGGCGTCGTGGTTCTGCCCTGCGGTGCAGGAAAAACCATGGTAGGTGCCGCATCAATGGCGCGTGCCCAAGCAACCACTCTTATTCTTGTCACCAACACCGTTGCAGGACGCCAATGGAAAGACGAACTGCTGCGCCGCACCACCCTAACCGAAGAAGAAATCGGGGAATACTCCGGCGAACGCAAAGAAATCCGACCTGTCACCATCGCCACCTACCAAGTGGTCACCAGACGAACCAAAGGCGAATACAAAGCCCTAGAACTTTTTGACTCCAGAGACTGGGGCTTAATCATCTACGACGAAGTACACCTACTTCCCGCACCCGTATTCCGCATGACCTCAGATCTACAATCACGCCGACGCCTCGGACTAACCGCAACCCTTGTGCGCGAAGACGGACGCGAAGGCGATGTCTTCAGTCTGATCGGCCCCAAGCGATACGACGCCCCCTGGAAAGACCTTGAATCCCAAGGGTTCATCGCCACCGCTGACTGCGTGGAAATCCGCTCCACCATGACCGATGCGGAACGGATGGTGTATGCCACTGCTGAGGCAAGCGATCGTTACCGTCTAGCGGCCTCTGCTCACACCAAAGTGGCAGTGGTACGCAAAATACTAGAACAACACGAAGGCAAACCAACGCTGATCATCGGTGCCTACCTCGATCAACTAGAAGAACTCGGAAAAGAATTCAACGCACCCGTTATCGATGGCAAAACCTCCAACAAGAAACGCGAAGCCCTCTTCGACCAATTCCGTGCCGGTGAACTTTCCGTATTGGTTGTCTCCAAAGTGGCAAACTTTTCCATCGACTTACCCGAAGCATCAGTAGCCATTCAGGTCTCTGGAACATTCGGCAGCCGACAAGAAGAAGCCCAACGCCTCGGCCGACTATTGCGACCAAAACACGACGGCAGCGAAGCCCACTTCTACTCCGTAGTCAGCCGAGACACCCTCGATACCGAATACGCAGCACACCGCCAACGCTTCCTCGCTGAACAAGGCTACGCATACCGCATCATGGATGCAGATGACCTCCTCTTCCCACTACCCAAGAAAGAGATATAA
- a CDS encoding cold-shock protein encodes MPVGTVKWYDAERGFGFVSNPGGEDCFVGKQVLPKGVTELHKGQRIDFDFAAGRKGPQALRVKILETPRRRPQHKYKPEELNGMISDLITLLESSVQPGLANGQYPEHKAGAQVAEILRVVAKELDS; translated from the coding sequence GTGCCTGTCGGAACAGTGAAGTGGTACGACGCGGAGCGTGGTTTCGGCTTTGTCTCCAATCCAGGTGGGGAAGATTGCTTCGTCGGTAAGCAAGTTCTACCCAAGGGAGTTACCGAATTGCATAAGGGACAGCGGATCGATTTTGATTTCGCTGCAGGCCGTAAGGGCCCTCAAGCACTTCGTGTAAAGATTCTTGAAACTCCACGCAGGCGTCCACAACACAAATACAAGCCAGAAGAGCTCAACGGAATGATCTCTGACCTCATCACGCTCCTTGAAAGCAGTGTGCAACCAGGCCTTGCCAATGGGCAATACCCGGAACACAAGGCTGGAGCACAGGTGGCAGAAATCCTTCGCGTTGTTGCTAAAGAGCTAGATTCTTAA